TTGCTCATTGTTGCGCCTTCTGACTTGATCGAATCGAGTGCATTGTAAAGGGCGCGTTCAGTCACCGGTTTAGATAGGTAGCCATTTGCGGTATTTTTGAACGCTTTTTTGACCAAGTCAAAATTGTTCTGTGCGCTGAGCATGATAATCTTTACTTTCGGGTCTTTCTTTCTAAAAAGGCGAATACCTTCTATGCCATTAATTTCTGGCAAAGAAACTTCCGAAAAAATAATGTCTGGCGAAACGTTATCATATTCTGCCAAGGCATCCTTTACCGAAGCGTAAATTCCTTTTAAGGAATACTCCGAATACGAGTTAAAATAAGTCTCATAAGATTCATGCGATGTTACATCATTATCAATTACGATAATTTTTAAAATGTTTGATTCCATGGTAGTGGGATTTTTAGCATCCTATTGAAAATCAATAGAACACATGGTTAATTTTGGGGTTTACTATTAATAGATAATCGCTCGGTAAAACGATTTTTTATTCAAATTTTGGCGTAAGCAGGCTCTTTCTCAGTGATTTAAAAATCAAGAGATTTTGTTAACTGCTTTTTATTGTTCGTAATTAAGACCTATGGTTATGACAGTATTCTGCCGGGCCTTAGTTAAAAACTAAAACAGGTATATGCGCTATACGCTGGGTGAATCGTTAAATTTTATTGCTGTAGGTAAGGCTCTAAAATTTAAAATGATTGCTTTGAAATTTTATCTCTATCAGAGGCAGAGATGTTGCACTTTTTTGAAGTGATCAAGTGTGCTTTTCTTGTGGTAATTGTGTAGGTAATGTTGCATGGTTTGTGCGATTTGGGGATTAATAAATAGGTTGCTTTTGGTATGATTATAATCAAACTTAAGCATTATTTGTATCCTACCCACTGTAAGATCGCCCATTTTCGTTAAACGACAGTCAAAGACCCTGGCAGATTGCATTATATCGGTATTTTCATACCAATTATCGATGCTCCGAAATCAAAAAATTAGTTAAAAAGGAGGTGAAAAATGTAAAAATAGTGGTGAAAAACAAAAAAACAGCGGGGCCTCCCCCGCTGTTTATAGCCTAATTTTCTACCAAAAAATCAGGTCCCACTAACCATAAGTTAATATTGTTTAATCTTCATATGTGTTATTCACTACTGCAGAATGATCATCTACTTGCATAATCCATTTCTCATCGTTGTACTTTCCGTTCAGATTAGAAACGTATGCTGTTTTAGCATCTTCTTTAAAGTTATAATCTGCTAAGTATACATAATGTAAACCGTTCTCTTTGTTGTAAAACTGTCTTGCATCAAGACCTTGCTCTTTTAATGTTTCCATAAAGGCATTCAAATACTTTTTGTTTGAATACACATTAGCAATTACATAGTATCCTGATTTTACACCAACTATATCTGATTGGTTTAAAATTTTGATAGGAAGCTTTACGTAATCCTTTATTTCCTTAGCATTTGCATCTTCTTCAACAATTGGCTTAGATGCTGTCTCTGCAACAACTTCAACTGTTTTTTCTTGAATTCTTTCTTGTTTAGAAACACCAGACATTTGAGTTTCATTTACTGCTAAGAAATCTTGTACATCATTAAACCTTGCATCACTATCATTAGCTGTAGTTACATTCTTAGGGGTATCCTTTACGGTATTAGAGGCTAAAGCTGTGTACTCTGGTGGAACTGGCATCACTTCTTCTTCAACATCTGGCTTCATGTTTTCTTTAATTTCTTTCTTCAATACATCTACCAAAGACTTTAAACGCTCTTCAAATGCAGCATCTCTAGCAGCATCTATAGAGTCTTGTCTTATAATCATCTCATCTAAAATTAACCTGTTTTCGTAAGCCATACCGTTAATATCTTCTTCTATTTCTGTAGAAATTGAATTGGTAAAGCCTCTATTTGCAATGGGAGTATTATTTCTTTCGTTGTTCTTTTTGTTCTCTGCTGTCAATCTTAAAATTTGCTCCTCATAGTTTCTTACAATACGGTCTACTTTGGCATCTTCTGAACTATCGGCATACGCATCCATACTAGAGCCATGGTTATCAAAAGTATATGCTAAAGACACCTCGTGGTTCCATCCTAAATCAGCATCATCCGTCATTAAATCTTTTTCTAATAAATAACCTAAAGACATACGCTTGCTTAAGTTAAAACCTAGTCCTAAAGAAAGACCGTAATCATCATCAAAGTTTGTCTGAAACCAACCTAAATTAGGCAAGTCTAATAATACTGATCCTACGTAACCTAGTCCACCATCTTTGTTCTTACCAACTTGTACCATTGGCATTAAACGCGCATTGGCAAAAAGACCTCTGTTAGCCAAAAACTGGTGTGTATACTGTACTGAAGCTTTTACACTCTTAGTACTTAGGTTCGTTAAAAATTCATTGGTTGTTTGGTTATATTTAAAAAGTTCTGTTGCGTAAAGGCCAAAATCAAATCCGCCTAAAGACAAGGTTACCCCTGGTTGAACTGCTACTTTACTCTCTTTTTTGGCATCTGAAATCTTAGTATCCGTTTCAGCTACTACTATTCTATTTTGGTCTAAACCTTCTGTATAATAGGTAATATTCGTACCAAAAGTTAACTTACTCTCATCTCCTAGTTGTACAGCTGTAGCGTAATTGGCATTAAAACCAAATTCTTGAACAACGCCGGACCATTGGCTGTATACACTGATACCCAATGCTGATTTATCATTAAGCTTATTACTGAAGCCCAAAAAGTAGTTCTGGTTGTTATCTTCAAACGTAGCATATTGGTTTCTGTGAAGAATGTTAATATATGACTTGTTCTCTCTTACCAACGAAAATGTTGGGTTGATCAAAAACCTGTTAAAGAACAATTGATTGTGATATGTGCTCTTTGTACTGATCTCAGTCACTGCTTCTTGTCCGTAGTTAGACTGTGTACCAAAAATGGTACATAATAAAAGGAGCAGGAAAATTGTGTTGATATTATTTTTTATGTGGCTCATGGTAGTGATATTATGGGATTATTGAAAACTGTTGGTAATAAAGTGTGCTCTAATTAATTTTGAAATTTGGAACTATTGTGGTAGATGTCCATTATTTCTTAGAACATTTAGATTACCTAAAACTGGGTTATAAACCGGCGACGGTAATCGCCGGTATTATCTTATCCCCCATTTTATTAATCTTCCTCAAATGAATTGGAAGTGTATCTTGCTTTAGAATCTACGTTGAAAGCTTCTAGCGCTCTGTATTCGCCTTCGTCTTCTACAGACCTCTTATTAGCATAAGTAAAAGCTACCTTCTGTACCGCAGTTTTATTATTACCACGGTTAGACATTACATAACCTTTTCCATTATCTGAAGTGAACGAAATGGCAAAATCATCTTCGCCACTATTAATTGGGCTACCAAGGTTAACTGCAAGATCTACATGTTTTTGACCTACTTGCGTCATATACACATCTAGTCCGCCTTGTCCTTTTCTACCTTCTGAAGCAAAGAACAACGTATTTGTTCCTACCACATTTGGGTACATATCATCTTTCTTAGTATTTACCTTTTGACCAAGGTTTTTAGAGACACCCATGCTACCATCTTTACGAATAGCAGATACATATATGTCATACTCACCAAAGGTACCTGGCATGTTAGAAGCAAAAAACAAACGTTTCCCGTCTGAAGATATAGAAGGGTGCATTGCAGACGCATGCTTAGGAGCAACCGCTACTTCCTTAATATTCTTCCACTCACCACGTACTTTTTCCGCTCTAAAAATCTTGTGCACTTCCTCACTTTTAGAAAAAACACCATATAAAGGTTTTACTTCTACCTTTTTACTAAAATAGGCTGTTTGTCCGTCTGGTGTTACCGCAACTGGCATCTTATAACCGTTGTGGTCTTCACTTTCTTCGCCTAAGAAGTTTCTGAGTTCGTTTTCAACAATAGTTTGATCATCTACTATAAACTGACCATCTTTTCGTTGAAAATCCAACTCTCTATACCTTTCTGTTAAAGGTTGATCCAATATATTCTTTGAATTATGTTTCTTTACTTTATAATCAGACTCAATTTGAGCGACCCAATCATTACTATCGGACCTGGTAGCTGATCCAACATTTTGATATTTAGTCTTTGCGTAATCATAACGCTTCTGATAGTTTTTACTTAAGGTGCCAGAACTGTTTACCTCTTTTAACTTATCATACCAAAACAAGGCGGTATCATAATTTTTGTTCAAGAAGTTGGCATTGCCCAAGTCTTCAAAGATGGCTTTATCCTTATACCCTTGTTTTTTAAGGTATTGGTAATTTTCCATCCTCTTGTTGGTTGCCTGGTGAATCTCTGTAGCATTACTACTACTGGAATACTGAGCAGTCATAGAACTGCAACAGCACGAAAAGACGCAGGCAAAAAGCACATTGTAGGTTAGCGCATTTTTCATAATAAATTCGATTAGGGGTTAATATCTTCGACAAAGTTCAGAAAAACTCTTATACCTACAGTTAGCAATAATTCATAGGTTTTCACTTAAATCATGCTTTTTTATGTTAAAATCATCGGTGAAATGCATTTTTATAGGTTTATGTACCAAAAAAACCGATAAAACTACTTTTCCTTTACTAGTAATTCTTACCAGTTTTAAATATTTCCTTGTTGAATAAAAACCTAGTAATCAAATGGTTTTTAAAAAAAAGTAAGAAATTTATTTAGTAGCATAGTCTATCATAGCATATTTTGTCGTATATTCGTACAAGAATAACTAGATAGCATTTAAAGTATAGCGTTACCTTTAACTTACTATGGCAAAAGAAAGTGTAAAGGATCGAATAATCTCAGCGGCATCTGACCTTTTTTATATAGATGGGTATAACCAGACGGGGATTAATAAAATTTTAGAAGTTGCTCAGGTTTCAAAAGATAGTATGTATCGGCATTTTAGGTCCAAAGAAGCCATTGCCGTTGCTTACTTAGAGAAGAGACATTGGTTATTCATGCAGGGCTTAGAGGAATTTGTAGTCAATGAAAAGGATGGAAACGATAAAGTACTTGCAGTATTTGATTGTATCGAATATTATATAGGAAAGTTTGAGTTTAGAGGCTGCGGATTTCAAAATATTATAACAGACTTGCCTAAGGGGCAGGATTCTATCGTAGAAGCTGTAAGAATACATATTAATGATTTTCATTTATTCATCTATAATGAACTTAAAAAGAATGCTATAGCCGACAAGAAAGCAAAAGAACTAAGTGCCGAAATATTTGTGCTATTAGAAGGTGCCCTAATATTATCACAAATTCAAAAAAGCACCGCCCCAATAAATGTAGGAAAGAGAGCCTGTAGAAAAATTTTAAATATGTAATTTTTTTTTGAAACAACCAAACAGACTGGTCTGTTCGTAAAACCAGCTAACAAACTATGAAACCGACACCACTTCAACCGTTTTCCATGGAAACTGCAAAAAAAAAGATCAAACAAGCACAAGAGGCCTGGAACACCAAATGCCCGACCAACGTTTTGACCCATTTTTCAATACAAAGTAAATGGCATAAAGGACCACTTTTAATAGAAGGTCACAAGGCTATAGAAGACTACTTAACGGACAAATGGAACAAAGAAGAAAACTATCAACTTAAACTGAAATACATGGCTCACACAGATATGAGTATTGCTGTTCAGTTTGTTTATGAATTTAAAACTGATGATGAGTTATGGTATCGCGCGTACGGAAACGAAACCTGGGAGTTAGATAAAAACGGGCTTATACAAAATCGCTTCATTAGAGTCAATGACTTCCCTATAGAAGAAGAAGAAAGAATGTTACATCTAGAGCATGTATCCATTTCCTAAAATTCCTTCAGACCGCTTGCCCTTCTGTAAAAATGATAAAGCAAAAAACAACTATTTTGTAATAATCCGTACTATGAATAAAAAGTTGGTTTTACCCGCATTTACGTTAAGAGCGGCCAAACAAAATATTCAGCGTATAGAAAATGCTTGGAATAGTAAAGACCCTACAAAGATTGCAACAGTCTATACTTCTAACTGTGAGTGGTACAATGGTCCCGATTTCTTGTGTGGCGGTTCTAGCCTTCAAACCTTTTTAAAAAATAAAAGAGAAAAAGAACTGGGCTTTAAGCTTAAACTAGAATACTGGGCACATACGGACAAGAGTATTGCCGTTAGGTTTGAATATGAATACCATACGGAAACAGGACAATGGCATCGCGCCTATGGAAACGAGACTTGGGAATTTACTGAAGATGGTCTTATAGAAAAACTTTTTATTAGAATTGTAAACTCTCCTATATGTGAGAGTGAAAGAGAATTATACTAAAGATTCTATTCATCGTCTCTTCGTATAAAGCACAATACAAATTCAATAGAGCTCTCTATTATTGTTCGTAACGGTTATACTTTGGTAAGTAAACTTATAACTTCTACCACTTGCCTAATGGTGTGATTGACCTTTTGGAGGTTAACATCATTTTAACGCCTTTAAAGTTGGTTTAGACCCTTAAGTACGACAAATGGAATGTAGAAAGAATTTATATTCAATTTTTTACTACACCTAAAAACAAACATATATAGATTTTAGACTATGAAAAAAATAGCAATTAACGGAATGGGCCGTATTGGCCGTACTGCATTAAAAGTAATGCTAGAAACACCAGAATTAGAGGTAGTAGCGGTTAATGATATCGCCTCCATAGAAAATATAGCTTATCTGTTGGAGTATGACAGTGTTCACGGAAAGTTCGAAAAATCAGTAGAATTCCAAGATGCTAGACTTATTGTAGACGGAAAAGACATTCGTTTCTTGAACGAAAGAAATCCAGAAGATCTTCCATGGAAAGAATTAGATATTGATGTCGTTGTAGAGAGTACTGGTATTTTTACCAATTATAATGATGCGGACAGACATATTAAGGCAGGTGCTAAAACCGTAGTATTATCGGGTCCTTCTAAAAGCCCTGAAGTTCCAACTGTTGTTCATGGTGTAAACTCCGAAGATGGCAAGACAAGTATCTTTTCTTGCGCTAGTTGTACTACAAATAACATTAGCCCAATTATAGAAATAATTGGTAGACGCATCGGAATCAAAAAAGCGATTATGACCACTATTCATGCCGATACAAGCTCTAACGCTATGGTAGATTCACCTAATAAAGGTAATTTTAGAATGGGGCGTTCAGGTATCAACAACCTTATACCCACAACAACAGGAGCAGCAGTAGCTACCACTAAAGCCTTACCAGAATATGCAGGAAAATTTGATGGTATGGCAGTTCGTGTTCCTGTGGCCGTTGGTTCTGTTTCCGATATCACCATCGTAACCGAAAAAACGGTTACTGCGGAAGAAGTCAATACAATATTAGAAGAAGAAGCCCAGACGGACCGTTATAAAAAAGTGTTACAGACCACATACGCTCCTTTGGTTTCTAGTGATATTATTAAAAGCCCTTACGGTTCTATTGCTGATTTATCTCTAACAAAAGTTGTAGATGGAGATTTACTTAAAGTATTGGCTTGGTATGATAATGAATGGGGCTTCACCAATCAAATGGTACGTCAGATATTGAGTTTATAAATCTGAATTTTATTAAGGTTCCCTTTTCTATTTACTTATATAGATTAAAACAGGTCAAGCTTTTATAGTTTGACCTGTTTTTACTTTATAGCCCTTGTACTTTTTTGTAATTTGATGCGATTTCTAAATTTCAAATTTTGAAGAGGATACTTGTTAGAAGCGCAATTTTTATATTAATGACTTATACCGGCAGCGCTCAAACCATTACAAAAGAACATTGGGGGAAAGTTAATGGCAAAGAAGTTTTGCTTTACACTATAACTAACACCAATAGTATGAAAATGCAGATTACTAATTTGGGCTGCATTATAACTTCCCTTTTTGTACCCGATAAAGATGGTAATCTAGATGACGTTGTTCTTGGCTTTGATAATTTAGAAGATTACCTAAACGGACACCCAAGTTTTGGAACAACGGTAGGCAGATACGCCAATCGCATAAAAAATGCGCAATTCGTACTAAATGATTCCGTTTACAAACTCACTGCAAATGCAGATGGAACTGCCATACATGGTGGAAACGAGTTTAGAGATGCCATTTGGGATGCTAAAACCATAACTTCAGAAAACGGACAAGGAATTCAGTTTCATTACCTCTCACCAGAGGGTTCCCATGGTTTTCCAGGAAATCTTGATGTTTACGCTACGTATCTGTTAAATGACAATAATGCAGTTCATGTAACTTTTGAAGCCACTACCGATAAAGATACCCACGTGAATATGACCAACCATAGCTACTTCAACCTGAACGGGGCAAATGAGTTGATATATAACCATGAACTAATGGTTGATGCGGACACCTACACAGAATTTGGTGAAGACATCACCCCCACTGGAACAATGCCCCTCTTAAAAGATATGGCTTGGGATCTTTCTACTATGACACGAATTGGAGATAAAGTACACGACATTCCCTTGAACGGATATCATCATTTTTATATTTTGAATAAAAAGGATGGTGAAATGAAAAAGGCTGCAGAGCTTATTGAACCCACCTCCGGAAGAAAATTAGAAGTATTTACCACACAACCGGGAATAACAGTTTATGCCAGCAATGGTTTGGACAATATCACAGGGAAATATAATATTGCCTATAAACCACATGCTGCCATTTGTTTGGAAACACACCACCATCCAGATGCCATGAACCATCACAATTTTCCTTCCACGGTACTAAAACCGGGTGAAAAATATTCTGAAGTTGTTATCTATGATTTTGGTACGCTACAATAAAAAATGTCCATCTTATGAGGTCTGATTGTCTCTTTTGAACGCTTCTATAACTTCAAGATGGTCTTTGTGAGGTCTACCTGCCGCCAGTTCATAATTGGATTCAATATCGTTAGAACCATTGCGGATTCCTTCATAAATACCAGCTATAATTGTTCCCATAAACTCACCTAATTCCGCTTTTCTTTCTTCGGCATAGTCTTCAACGGAAAGAGAATTGTATTGTAGGTCAAGACCATACACCTCATTGATAAGCTCGGCAAGCTTTAACTGAGTAATAGCTTCACCCATCAGGTTATAGATATGCCCGTTATGATCATTCTCCGAAAGCATTTGCGCATATGCATACCCCAACTCTCCTCGGCTGGTATACCCACATTTGCCATTGCCTGCACAATTTTTAATTTCTCCATCTTTTGCATAATGGTCTATATATTCCAAATCGGGTTCAATGTAAATCCCGTTTCTACCAATAGCCCACTCCAGTCCAGATTCAATAATATCTTGCTCTGTCTGACGATTACTTTTCACCACAGGGCTAAAGGCCGTTTGCTTTTCATCACCAATAATACTGGTATAAACAATTTTCTGAACACCGTTTTGCTTTGCAGCTTCAATGACATTTCTATGCTGCTGTATTCTTTTCTCAGGTGCATCCATTCCAGAAACCAAAAGAACAACATCTATATTCTTTAGAGCAGCATCAAAGTCCGGGCGACTGTTATAATCTCCCTTTCTTATCTCAACTCCTAGATTACTGGCTTTCTCCGGTGTGCGGGCAATACCCACTACATTGTCTTTCCCTACCTTATTTATAAGATGTCCTACAATAGATGCACCTAACTGACCACTGGCTGAAGTAACTGCTATTTTCATGATTTCTTTTATTTGTTGGATTACATTTTTGCTTTAAGCGCTTCTAGTTCTTTCTCTAGGTTATCTGCTTTTTCTTTAAATTTCTCCATAGCCTTTTTCATTTGGCCAATTTTCTTAAAAGCTTCTTCGTCTTGAACGGCCCGATAGGTAACCACACCGTCTTTCTCCTTTATTTTTGATTTACTACCACATGTTGGGCAAATTGCTATTTGACTCATAATTCTAATTTTAGAATACAAAGTTCTATGAATACAAAGCATTGGTAAAGGTTAATCAACTACCAAGAATGGTAAATCTGAGAACCTATTAAATTAAAAACTAGATTTAAATTCCTTTGGAGTAAGGTCTGTATGTTTCTTAAAGAACTTAGTGAAATTTGTAACCTCATCAAAACCAATGTCGTAGCTAATTTCTTTTAGACTTTTATCAGTGCTCAATAGTGCTCTCTTTATCTCTAACACCACATACTGGTCAATAAAATGTTTGGCTGTATTAAGAGTAAAGACGTTAACCACCTTGCTTAAATGCTTTGTACTTATCATTAGCTTTTGGGCATAATCCTTTACGTTTCTTGTGGTCCTAAAATTAGATTCTACCAGATTGTTAAACTGAAGAAATAAAGGGTAGTAATCACTATGTTGGGTTGACTTAATTGTTGAATTGGCCTCACGCTCTAATCTTAACAAGTAAAGCTCAAGAATTTTTGCCAAAATGTTTTGCTGGGCATAGCTGGGCTCAAGATTCATTTCTTCAATAATCTGCTCAATAAACGGCTCACAATTAGTGTTCTCTACCAGTGGGTCAGAAAGATGATAATTGTATAAATGGGAGATAAACTCAACTGAATATTTGGAAAAATATTTTAGCACAAAATCTTCCGTGAAGATGACAAGGAAACCCTTATAATCCATATCCTCCTGAAAGGAATGCACCTGTCCTTTTGCAATTTTTAAAACGCTCCCTTTTTTAATAGGATATTCTTTAAGGTCAACCCTATGAAAGCCACTACCCTCAGTAACCATAAGTAAGGCGAAGAAAGTAATACGATGCGGTTTGTTAGGGTTATGATCTAAACCTTCTACTATTTTTGCAGATAGGTCCGATATGCTTAGCACTTCAAACTCCTTGGTGTTTTCTTGCCCTTCAAACGCTATATTAGGAATGTTCTCCAATGAAGTTTTCTTTTCTGATTTTTAAATAGGCTCTTAAAGTTAACCAATAATAAAATACACTGGTTTGTTAGCGATGCTCACTTATACACATTACCGTATCTCCTTTATTTATTGGAGGTGTAGCTAGTTTATATAGAATAACACCGGAACTGGTTGCCTTGTACTCGGTAATGGTCTTCCCGAATTCATCAGTGGTACGGCCAACAATATCTCCTTTTTTTTACGGAATCACCTGCTTTTAGAGGACTATAAAAGATGCCCTTTTCATTTGACCTGATGTAGGTTTGGTGATTCAATTTAATTAAATCTGGTTTGGGAGTAGTTTTTGGCCCGTCGTACATGTTCATTTGAGCGAGCATACTATAAACTCCGGTCTTAATCAATTGAACCGATTCTTCTTGAACATTCCCTAGTTTACCAGCTTCAATGCTCAACGCGGTTTTCCCGTCTTGTACGGCTTGCTTAAACACATATTTGGCAGGATCTTCATCTTTTAATGTATAGGGATAAGAAACCACGTATTCAAAACCACTATTTTCAGAAAGTTCTTTTGCTTTTCTGGTTTGTTCCTGTTTCTGTTCATTATTGTAATAACAAATAAATGGAATTAGGTCTTCACATGCATCTCCACCATGGATATCCAAAAAAACATCGCTTACAGGAATAATTTTCTCCGTAATACTATATGTCATTCTTTGAGTTATAGAACCCGAAGCATCTCCCGGAAAAGCTCCGTTTAAATTTGTTTTATCCTGCGGATTCATAAAGGGCGTTCGCGTATAGAAAGAAGCCCTATTGGCTATGGGAATAAAAATAAGTGTGCCAGCCAGTTTATCCACATCAATTTCTTGCATTAACTCTTGTGTGGCTACAATGGGTGGATACTCAAACCCATGAACGCCCGCAACTATGGTAAAAACAGGACCATCTGTTTTTCCTTTTACAATTGAAACGGGCAAGTACCCTTCGTTGCCCAAATCATCAGTGACATCTATTTTAATATTCGTGGTCGTACCTCTTGTTTTCTCGTTAAAAACTTGCTTAAAGTTACCTTGTGCCAAGGAAATGGTCATAAAAAAAATAGTAATCCCGTAAATATTATTTTCGTTGTCTTTGGTAATATCATACGCTCATTTTTTCACGATTAGAATGTCTCGCGATTTGGGGAATTAAAAAGCGCTAAATATAGAGATTTGGGCTGTAAAGATTACAGCGATTCAACAACAATATAACAAAACTCTAATTAAGAATCAAAAGTGCTTTTTGTGGAATAAGAATTTTATCTATGGTATGAATAACTCCATTTGATGCCTCAATATCAAACTCCACAAAATTAGCCTTAAACTCAGAAGCATCCTGTAGCGCAAGTCCGCCAGAACCTTCAACTACATCTACTGCATCATCTTCAATTAAAGTGGGAAGCGAGCCTACTTTCAACTCGCTACGCGGAATAACCTGTGCCACGGCATGGCCTAAAATTATCTCTCTTAACGCCTGCTGTTCCAATATGTTAGAAAAATCCGAAAACGAATTATAATCGTCACCAAGTGTATTGAACAATTCCTCAATGGCTTCGTTCGTTGGAGCAAAAACAGTTAAGTCACCATCATTGAATCTACTTTCCAAATCTGCTTCTTCAATGGCCTCAGCGAACATAGAAAGGTCTTCGTTCCCATTTATCAACTCCATTAGTGAAGATGGGGATTCTGGAAATAAATCGGCAAGAACGGCCTCTGGAATCAAAACTTTATCAATGATATGGATAACTCCATTGGCAACTTGAATATCCGCTTCGGTAATCTTTGCGTCGATCTCTGTGGTATCAATAATATAAACATCACCATCTACCGTAATTTTTATCTCTTCGGATTGTAACGTTTCCAAAATGGTTCCGTTAGACAGTTCTGTTGAGAAATTGGCTCCACCAATAACAGCATGGTATTTTAATACTTGGGCAAGAATCTCTTTCTCTAGTTCCTCATCAAAATCCAGAACAGCCGCATACTCTTTTAAAGATTCCAAAAAATCGGCAAAAGCCTCATTACTTGGCACAAAAAATGTAACCGTTCCATTTTCGTCGGAAAGAGCATCCGTAAGGGTATTGTCAATTACATTCAAGGCATCCGAAGACATGGACAAACTCTCTTCAGAATCAATAAACTCTACGGCATTCAATAAGGATTCTTCCTCTGAGGTTTCCTCCTCCTCTTCTTCTGCAGTCTCTTCTCCAGTAATTTCTTCTTCCTCTTCCGTTTGTTCTTGGGCCACCTCTTCTTGATCCACATCGTCAATAGGGTCACTGTCATTTGAACACCCTATGGCTATTGCCAAAACCAAAATTAAAGAGGCTATA
This genomic interval from Zobellia roscoffensis contains the following:
- the gap gene encoding type I glyceraldehyde-3-phosphate dehydrogenase, which produces MKKIAINGMGRIGRTALKVMLETPELEVVAVNDIASIENIAYLLEYDSVHGKFEKSVEFQDARLIVDGKDIRFLNERNPEDLPWKELDIDVVVESTGIFTNYNDADRHIKAGAKTVVLSGPSKSPEVPTVVHGVNSEDGKTSIFSCASCTTNNISPIIEIIGRRIGIKKAIMTTIHADTSSNAMVDSPNKGNFRMGRSGINNLIPTTTGAAVATTKALPEYAGKFDGMAVRVPVAVGSVSDITIVTEKTVTAEEVNTILEEEAQTDRYKKVLQTTYAPLVSSDIIKSPYGSIADLSLTKVVDGDLLKVLAWYDNEWGFTNQMVRQILSL
- a CDS encoding DUF1348 family protein; this translates as MNKKLVLPAFTLRAAKQNIQRIENAWNSKDPTKIATVYTSNCEWYNGPDFLCGGSSLQTFLKNKREKELGFKLKLEYWAHTDKSIAVRFEYEYHTETGQWHRAYGNETWEFTEDGLIEKLFIRIVNSPICESERELY
- a CDS encoding response regulator transcription factor, whose translation is MESNILKIIVIDNDVTSHESYETYFNSYSEYSLKGIYASVKDALAEYDNVSPDIIFSEVSLPEINGIEGIRLFRKKDPKVKIIMLSAQNNFDLVKKAFKNTANGYLSKPVTERALYNALDSIKSEGATMSNDIISQIISKFQRKSNEFFSERENQVIDYLSQGATYKTIAEKLFVTASAINFHVQNIYLKLDVNSKSEALRKLQELEYSNALV
- a CDS encoding DUF1348 family protein, with amino-acid sequence MKPTPLQPFSMETAKKKIKQAQEAWNTKCPTNVLTHFSIQSKWHKGPLLIEGHKAIEDYLTDKWNKEENYQLKLKYMAHTDMSIAVQFVYEFKTDDELWYRAYGNETWELDKNGLIQNRFIRVNDFPIEEEERMLHLEHVSIS
- a CDS encoding PorP/SprF family type IX secretion system membrane protein, whose translation is MSHIKNNINTIFLLLLLCTIFGTQSNYGQEAVTEISTKSTYHNQLFFNRFLINPTFSLVRENKSYINILHRNQYATFEDNNQNYFLGFSNKLNDKSALGISVYSQWSGVVQEFGFNANYATAVQLGDESKLTFGTNITYYTEGLDQNRIVVAETDTKISDAKKESKVAVQPGVTLSLGGFDFGLYATELFKYNQTTNEFLTNLSTKSVKASVQYTHQFLANRGLFANARLMPMVQVGKNKDGGLGYVGSVLLDLPNLGWFQTNFDDDYGLSLGLGFNLSKRMSLGYLLEKDLMTDDADLGWNHEVSLAYTFDNHGSSMDAYADSSEDAKVDRIVRNYEEQILRLTAENKKNNERNNTPIANRGFTNSISTEIEEDINGMAYENRLILDEMIIRQDSIDAARDAAFEERLKSLVDVLKKEIKENMKPDVEEEVMPVPPEYTALASNTVKDTPKNVTTANDSDARFNDVQDFLAVNETQMSGVSKQERIQEKTVEVVAETASKPIVEEDANAKEIKDYVKLPIKILNQSDIVGVKSGYYVIANVYSNKKYLNAFMETLKEQGLDARQFYNKENGLHYVYLADYNFKEDAKTAYVSNLNGKYNDEKWIMQVDDHSAVVNNTYED
- a CDS encoding TetR/AcrR family transcriptional regulator — encoded protein: MAKESVKDRIISAASDLFYIDGYNQTGINKILEVAQVSKDSMYRHFRSKEAIAVAYLEKRHWLFMQGLEEFVVNEKDGNDKVLAVFDCIEYYIGKFEFRGCGFQNIITDLPKGQDSIVEAVRIHINDFHLFIYNELKKNAIADKKAKELSAEIFVLLEGALILSQIQKSTAPINVGKRACRKILNM
- a CDS encoding TolB-like translocation protein, with the translated sequence MKNALTYNVLFACVFSCCCSSMTAQYSSSSNATEIHQATNKRMENYQYLKKQGYKDKAIFEDLGNANFLNKNYDTALFWYDKLKEVNSSGTLSKNYQKRYDYAKTKYQNVGSATRSDSNDWVAQIESDYKVKKHNSKNILDQPLTERYRELDFQRKDGQFIVDDQTIVENELRNFLGEESEDHNGYKMPVAVTPDGQTAYFSKKVEVKPLYGVFSKSEEVHKIFRAEKVRGEWKNIKEVAVAPKHASAMHPSISSDGKRLFFASNMPGTFGEYDIYVSAIRKDGSMGVSKNLGQKVNTKKDDMYPNVVGTNTLFFASEGRKGQGGLDVYMTQVGQKHVDLAVNLGSPINSGEDDFAISFTSDNGKGYVMSNRGNNKTAVQKVAFTYANKRSVEDEGEYRALEAFNVDSKARYTSNSFEED